Genomic segment of Panicum virgatum strain AP13 chromosome 9N, P.virgatum_v5, whole genome shotgun sequence:
AAAGGAGAGAATCCAACGGGCAATTCTGTGTCTGTGTGGTCGCGGCAGCCGTCGGATGCAACAGATCAACGGTCAGAGATCATGCCTGGGCCCGGGGCCACTACTCAGGATTCTCTCCAAATGCCCATTCCATAGTTCCGACTTCCAACCATGGCGAAATCGATGGAACATTTTTTTTAAGCAATATGGGGATCAATGACTTGCAGGATTAAGTACAAGCATAACTTGGCATACCAGCCGGAGATTACAGGAGGAAAAAAAGGGGAGATTACATGAAAAAGAACCGGAGAGTTACATCAAATTTTAGCATGAATCCAGTCCTTCCAGACATCAACTTCCCAAACAAGGCGACGAAACCTGCAGGACCAGTTGTCTAGGCAGTGGATGACTCGACGAAGGATGTCTGACGGGGTGGAGTTTTTGTGGTAAAAAATCAGAGCATTCCTAGCTTTCCACATGTGCCGAAGGAGGAGAAGCATGACGTCCGTCCGAGTAGTTTGAGGCAGAGGGGAGCCCGCATCGAAGGACCCAAAGCATGGGCTGGTGTCCCTCCAGGGGCGAGAGGCCAAGGCGATGCCAGATCTCCCGAGATCGAGAGCAGTCAATGAAGATGTGGCAATCGTTCTCCAACTAGCGAGATTTTTACCCGTAAACTCCGTAAACAAAAAAACATCGCATCGAATGTTTTGAtgtatgcatagagtactaaataaaatctatttacaaaactttttgtatggatgggctgtaaatcacgagacgaatctaatgagcctacttaatccatgatttgcaacagcgatgctacaataaccatccactaattatgaattaatcatagattaattagcatcattagattcgtctcgtgatttacaactcatctgtgcaaaaagttttataaatagactttatttagtacttcaaattaacaagatttcgccgaaaaaaattttgcgctctatctaaacacagcctaggtAGGAGGACAGAGTTCACAGTTTGAATCTTCCCGGCTCCGCAGGTTTTGTTTGAACAAGGTGAGCACGGGAGTTCAGGCGCCCGTGGTGCCGTAACCAACAGAAGAATTTAACTTTGTTCGGCAGACGCGTTGACCAGATTAACATGGAGTCGGGGTATTGGGGTCCAACTGGTGCAGAGCATGGTAGGCGCCCATATAAGTAAGGCCATTACAACTCGTAAATCCCGTAAACattaaaaaaatatcacatcgaatgtttagacatatacatagagtactaaataaagtctatttataatttttttgtatggatgggctgtaaatcgcgaaacgaatctaatgagactacttaattcatgatttgcaatagtacCATtcgttaattatggattaatcatgaattaattagcatcattagattcgtctcgcgatttacaacccatctgtccaaaaaattttataaatagatttaatttagtacttctaattagtaagattccatcgcaaaatTTTTTGTGTTTCATCTAAACACGACCTAAACTCTTCTGATGGGGGCAGTGAGGAGGTGGCGTTGATCAGTGGAAGCAGTAAGCTGCAGAGAAAAAAAGACAATCAGAAAGTCGGCGGCGCTCTTCAGAAGCGGCAATAGTGAGTCAAGGACGGAAAAATGGGTCGAGTGTGAGGAGGGGCAGAAGACCGCGGCAGTTATTTCCGAGGAAGTGCAGTGGGAGAAAAGAGCCGGGAGAATGTTGGCTAGCGTATCACTAAGCAGCCAGTAGTTGTGCCAGAAGGATGTCAAGGTGTTGTTGCCGACCCGAACGAACGTGACGTCTCGGTAGCCTGGAGTTCAGCCCAAACGAGGCGTTTTGGATTGGGAGGAGATCCGGGCTTTGAAGCTCGTGAACGAATTTCATGAGCAGGCAGTGGTTGGCATCCTCCATCTTCTTCACACCTAGGCCATCACATGCTTTTGAAAGGCAGACCCGTTCCCACCCAATGAGTCATTGGGAGCCATTGCAGCGTGGGAGTCGCCCGCCCCGAGAAAGGATCGACATTTGGCGTCGAGGATTTCTCGCACTCCTTTTGGGATCAGAAGCGAGGACATGTGTGTCAGATCAGACAGCAGGGCttcttatagacatagaatattTTAGAGTAAAGGATAGTTCATGAATGTACTTAGTTTTTTTTGTAATTACTTACATagacatagaactagctgcagtacaaaaaaaatatctgattgtgttgtagtaggactccaactgtactcggctagtactttccatgtaaccctgtccccccagatatTTAAAGGCgcgcagggaccccctcgaaacacattaacacctaaggcaatacaaacccctcaggacgtagggtattacgcaaactcgcagcccgaacctgtctaaatctttgtgttctttgtaccatcgagttctagaacagtcgatccctacctacaaaccctactgcaaagggtatccctgagcaggcttggcggtaaacaccgacagctggcgcgccaggtaggggattcgacGAGTTCAccagcgaattcgatggccggatcaagtaACACCAACAACGTGCCGGAAGGCACAACCCTCGTTTTTGGTTCCTGGGCATGCACAGCTGACGGAACAGGAGGCTTCtacagccaccttgtcacgcccaaTTCACCTAAgccaagaacccgctcccagcTCGCCGGCATCCGCGAGTCTGCAGATCTCGACGAAAAAAGAGTTctacccgaactcgactcggatAATCCAGAAAACGTGTCAACTTCGACCCGAACTCTCGGTTCAGACGAGTTTGACACAAACTCTGACTCCAAAAAACCTCAtctttccaaaactcttggaaaatacttgactcatctcaagacgatcaaacgccctaagatcaaaaactcaggaCTATTTgctggagtagatcaagtttcgcggtcaattgagggctgcatcaaacttgcagaaactgcTCTCGGCTCATATACGTCGCAGTAGGTCCCTGAAGCGTTAAACCCACCTCAGAAGAGGTCGGGTGATATGCTCTCAGAAATCGATCGGGTAAATTCGAAGCTTGCCGACTGCATTAAGGTGGccgaaagcactctgcaaaacaaaaagcagaaagcaggaggaggaatctgcgggagagctggtgagacaaacccccagcttgttcggatggggccgtctatctccaggacaCCTCAAAACCCTTCACCGAAAGctgctcacactcggactccgaaaccagtcgagtcaaagttcgatcaggacttcgatcgtttcatgaacggtctcgagaacttCGAACCATTCGACGATCTCGAAGATTGGTCAGACAATGTCGAGCTGTTCATGGATGCTATGGCCAAACCAACTGAGCATGCTGACGCTCTTTGGAAACTGATCaagcttaaaaagggaaaagctaaagctccagaacaatccagtaATTCAACctatgacaaaccctggatcaaggagcctgaggggctgactcctactcaatcatggctacactggatgaacgagaacgccctccgtgtagagatgggcgtcccgcttctcgctcacccaaagcacataTACTCTAAAATTggtgggctaaccgactccgaatcTGAGTACTCTTCCGATCCGGAGGACCAGCTGGATGGCTTAATCCAGTacagtaaacaagtcgagtccaactcgactAAGAATCTCAAGTCCggtcaggactccctccctaacttggttatatatgcaatgccgcaaggacggacagtgcatcttaggaaggcacaagatccaAACACTTCCGCCTCACAGCCagcggatctgccctaccaacagagcactcccttagacccgtcctcaagcaaacaaaaccaagaagttcaagacctctgccataaaatcctcatggttcgtctCTCCGAAAAACCTGAGGGCGATTCCACGGAGcatctcaacctcgacgactacaattctgagtACTTCGACGAGTACcattccgacaacatggaaactccTCCTCCCACAATCattgaagcccaagctattacGAAGGAAGATCTATCCGCTCCTCCCCCTCCAGCGGTGACCTTCACCATCCAACTAGATGAGCAGTATCTagcagaagatctctacgaACGTTGTCGCCAGCTCAActagaagagggcgttcaggcgtcagcacctcgctaacaccctacaagaacaacaaggcgacaactacgactactccaactgcgacctccgcagaGTGATCAACGTTGGGCGCAATGgcgcgcaacatcatcatctcaaagaagcacaagccggcaaccacAGGTACCCATtctcagggtaaaccacgcaccccGCACCAGGGTGGATCGTCTCAGGGTGGCAACAGGATCAGCAAAGTACtactacgcaagtgctttatccactcaaagagctctcacacgaccttccagtgtgactcactccgcaaggcccttggggcacctcccCTAAAGGATACCCTTCcacaaatctagtcgacccctATACCGACTAGTACCATCTTCGAATAAGTTTAATTCAGTcattgctcacgtccaacgagcaaggggtaggtcttaagagtcagagtctgtcactttacagttattgtaacttcgacaaatccaaataaagttgattttcctatatcgactacttggctcttgCTCACTCAAACCAATACCCCATCTCGAAAGCTACGCTCAGCATTGGAGCAGCTAGCGAGTAGTTTTATGGTTTTTCTCCGAGTGCttcttcgacatttacgtcttgggcaacccgacggggttcgtacctaacagttctgtcttaaaagacactctagtccttAGGTAGGGCACCCTACTCGCCTCGcccgagtaggtcttggatactctttcggcaccttcatcttgggcaacccgacggggttagtacctaacagacttgcccaagagttactccagtccttggttaaaaggacaccttactcgcctcgctcgagtaagttttggatatctttctgacatttacgtcttgggcaacccgacgaggttcgtacctaacagttctgtcttaaggattactctagtccttgattaaagggacaccttactcgcctcgctcgagtgtGTTTTGGATATCcattcgacatttacgtcttgggcaacctgacggggttcgtacctaacagttctgtcttaagaattaatccagtccttggttaaaggaaaCCCTACTCactagctcgagtaggtcttggatactcttttggcaccttcgtcttgggcaactcgacAGGGTtaatacctaacagacttgccctagagtcactccagtcctcaggtaggacgccttactcgccttgctcgagtaagttcgggatatttctagaatatttaCATCTTGGTTAACttgacggagttcaatcctaacagtcatattctagaaatcaatccagtccgtGTATatgacatactactcgatccgatcgagtagtttggggacATTTTCGCAACAGTTGTACACTATCTGGGTGACCAtgcaaggtctatcctaactggtcaactactAAAATCCCTCATGGAGTACagataagttcttgatactctaaaataagttgacacaagttttccgcttgcttagtttactatgggaatctccgttacagaatctttttgcctcgagtacttgacgggtactactcgcttgctcgagatacAAAATGAACCCCTGTTTTCccttagtactctgagtagttgtcgagagctgcctgtcttcttatctatcaagaaacttctTATACCTCCTAAATACTCGATAAGAgttctcccccccccccgattGGGCAACAAAATCCATAATAGCTGCGCGCTAATAAAAAAATttccctcaaaaaggaaatctTTACTAAAGCTATGGCTTTTTCACTCTTAcggtgctattcccacttggataatcccgagggattcaatcctaaccggtcagcaccatggtttcagtccagaaccatacaaactcgatcCTATTCGAGAATACTCTGCACCCACGGATGCAATCCATTGTATCTACTGTTATGACAGAGTGGgcccgatgctgcctacactcaagactttcgagtacaactactcgacataccaaaggattccacaatccaAATACAAAACGGGTACttaacatttcacaaatatccAGTATTTGTTCAAAAGTACTCCTGGCCCACACGCCAATTCAATTACAATAAAAAGTTCAAGGGGActctgccttgctcaaggatTCTACAATTTGATCGGCCACTCTGGAAGTCTCTGTCAAATATTGACGAAATTTGTCTTCCATACAATCAGCTTTGGCTCCTTGTCCAAGGGTgtccagacgagtggttggACAATAGGACTTCACCAACCCCAGTATGTGACCCACATACTGGTGGGTGATGGTGGAAACAAACCTCTCAAAGGCTCCGGGAACTTTGCGAAGCCTCCCTGCCAGCATGAGCGGTTCATCTCCATCCCAAACTGGGATATCCATAGTCTCGGCtacctccagggcggcatcCTCGACTTCTCTCAGCTCCACGAGTTCTCGGTGCATCGAGTCTCGTGACTCCGACAAGGTCTTGAGCTGCTGGAGAGTCGACGTCGCCTCCCgatcagagtcctccttgatcttcttaagcttctctatttcatctacgttgcggtacataagaatctttagatccagtaccaagctttcctgaatctttaaagattttgcacaagctgtgtactcgatagaaagaaaatcttataaacactaaaCAGATCTACTAATCgaatgcatatcaaatgctaaagactaacctttcttagacTGGGAGAGCCTCTTCAGCTTTGCCTCAAGAGTAGTCTTCTCAGACGAgagcgtcttaaccctctcTTTCAGGGCATTCAGCTATGCCTCATCCTGGGACTGGTTACCCTTCCGTCCCAGCGCttcctgcaaaaacaaaaagatcagtatactactcgatctactacAAAAAGTACCCgaagtattcgactacttacctccagcagcttgacagcaagctccaccttctctcgtgacaagacacttcccgatgtgatctgggaagtactcgccagcACCTCAGCTAAGGCCCTTTTGGGCATATCTTCAACTCTCCCTGCAGCCTTCCCTGTGGTTTGGGAGTCTGAAgaaagaacatgctacttaataACATTAAGAGCAATAAAAAGATGTCTTTCCTACAAGGTGTTACAAGCTTACCATCAGGGGTCTTCTCGGGCTGTTCATCagtgcctccctcaggaagctttttaccttctcctccttctggaATTTTGCCGCTTCTGTCACCTTCCAGGATTTCCTCATTGCCCCTCTCCAAGTTCGGCAATGGAGAATCTCGAAGCATGGAGTTGGCCATCGCCTCCGCATCTTGAGCACTCATGTCTGGATTGCTCGGGGGTTTCTCCACCCCCGATTGGGAAGCTGAGTGGGTCTCAACCTCCACGTTCTCATCCAGGATTGcatctctgcaaagacaaagtagttaaaaAACTGCCAGACTCAAAATCAGATCCTATAGTTACAAG
This window contains:
- the LOC120692419 gene encoding uncharacterized protein LOC120692419, coding for MSAQDAEAMANSMLRDSPLPNLERGNEEILEGDRSGKIPEGGEGKKLPEGGTDEQPEKTPDDSQTTGKAAGRVEDMPKRALAEVLASTSQITSGSVLSREKVELAVKLLEEALGRKGNQSQDEA